ttaatagtagTAAAAACGACCGGTTGTTGTTAATTATGATACTTAAAATTTTCCAAGTATGGATGGTCTTGTTATAATGCATGTCTTTTGCGCAAAGCTGTAGGCCACTTGCATAATACCGTATGTATATATTACCGGTTATTCTCCGCCTATTTGGACTGAAAAATGGAGCATACTGACAAAAGGCGTTTCGATGTCTTCTCTGCTGTTATCAAAGATAGAATCATTTACAGAACACTTTTAACACCTACTTGCAgagattataatttataaagaaatcaGACAAGTTAGTCGTATAGCTTATCAAGAAACAACAATGGAGGGTGAGATTAGCAAGTTCTTGAAGGTATGGCTTTTAGTCTTTGCATCTTTAATCTATTGCTATGCTCTTGGCAAGAATGTTCCCGAAGGCAAATCAagattcattttattattaccaATCATCTGCCTCTTTCTTTACCTTCCTCTTAATCTTTCCACTATCCATCTTGGTGGCATGACTGCATTTTTTATAGCTTGGCTTGCGAATTTCAAGCTCTTGCTGTTTGCTTTTGGTAAAGGCCCTTTATCTTCCAATCCATCAATCTCTCTTCCAAGTTTTCTTGCTCTTTCTTGTTTACCTATCAAGATCCAAGATAACCCGTCTCCAAAATCACAACTTGAGCAAAACCCATATCCTAAAATCTCTAAACAAGCCAAGAAATCATCTCTGAATTATGCAATAAAAGGTATACTTTTGGCTACTTTAGTACATGTCTATAATTATAATGACTACATCCATCCAAAAATcgtattgtgtttttattgtgTACATATCTACTTCTTTCTAGAGATTGTTCTAGCCATGGTTACAGCCGTGGTTCGGACCATTTTAAGAGTAGAGCTCGAACCACCCTTCAATGACCCATACCTTTCGACTTCGCTACAAGACTTTTGGGGTAAAAGATGGAACCTAATGGTTAGCAGTATCCTACGCTCAACCATATATGAACCCACCCTCACCATCAGCGCACGCATCATTGGCAGAAAGTGGGCTCCAATTCCAGGCGTTCTGGCTTCATTTTTGGTATCAGCTGTTATGCACGAGCTTATGTTCTATTACCTTGGGCGCGTGAGACCCACGTGGGAAGTAACctggttttttattttacatggGTTCTGTGTGGTGGTGGAGATAGCTATAAAGAAGGCATTGAAAGGTAGGTGGCGGTTGCCTGAGCTGATTTCAGGGGTTTTAGCTGTTGGTTTTGTGGTGGTGACTGgtttttggcttttctttcCGCAATTCCTACAACAGTGTAGGGCAGACGTTAGGGCGTTTGAAGAGTACGCGGCACTTGGCCCGTTTCTTAAGAATTCTTACCGAGTTATTTTTAGACCCGTTGTCACAAGCTTccgataattatattttttctataataaaaatattgtaaaattttaataaaattttgtacaTCTCTCCGGTCAATTCTGATAGGGATAATGATTAAAACTtgtagtattttaattaatataattatttttaactattttttaataattttctttcattaaacTTACAGTAGTTCAAATATTGCTAGATGttgcattaaatttttttaaataatctgtaattttaaaataaagaaaatggaattAAGTTATAGGTACtgctatttttcttaacataATATGTTgatatttatgttaattaataaaaaatatttttaaatatttaattatgaaactaaaaattaaaaaagaaatacattttTGAACCAATAAAAAAAGGTAACCTATCAAAATTGAAGGGAGAAGTTTTTACAATCTTTTCAAGGATTATGTTATGTTAACTTTCATTAGTTAGGACCAAAACTTGTATTGTATGGATGTAGCTTGGTGTTTTCAATCTCTTTCTTTCAAAAGTGAGCCCTTTATATTAATGGTTTCTTCTCGGGATAATTATATGTTATcgataattaatttcttaaa
The nucleotide sequence above comes from Ricinus communis isolate WT05 ecotype wild-type chromosome 6, ASM1957865v1, whole genome shotgun sequence. Encoded proteins:
- the LOC8282047 gene encoding acyl-CoA--sterol O-acyltransferase 1 gives rise to the protein MEGEISKFLKVWLLVFASLIYCYALGKNVPEGKSRFILLLPIICLFLYLPLNLSTIHLGGMTAFFIAWLANFKLLLFAFGKGPLSSNPSISLPSFLALSCLPIKIQDNPSPKSQLEQNPYPKISKQAKKSSLNYAIKGILLATLVHVYNYNDYIHPKIVLCFYCVHIYFFLEIVLAMVTAVVRTILRVELEPPFNDPYLSTSLQDFWGKRWNLMVSSILRSTIYEPTLTISARIIGRKWAPIPGVLASFLVSAVMHELMFYYLGRVRPTWEVTWFFILHGFCVVVEIAIKKALKGRWRLPELISGVLAVGFVVVTGFWLFFPQFLQQCRADVRAFEEYAALGPFLKNSYRVIFRPVVTSFR